GCGCATGAGGGCATCCCTAACCGCAAGTTCTACGCTTACGTGGAGGAACGGCTGGCAAAGGCACATGAGTACGGCTTCTGAACCGCTGCTGCGCGTGCAAGGACTGACGGTCGCGTTCGGTCAGCAGCCGCCGGTGGTGCGCGAGGTGAGCTTCGAGGTGATGCCCGGCGAGACGGTGGGCATCGTGGGCGAGAGCGGCTCTGGCAAGACCATGACCGCGCTCTCCATCATGCGTCTGCTTCCGCCAAGTGGACGCATCGTCGGAGGCAGTATCCTGTTCGATACAATGCCCCTGCATCAGTTTACGGAGGCGCAGATGCGTCAGGTGCGCGGCGGCGACATCGCCATGATATTCCAGGACCCCTTCACCTGCCTGAACCCTGTCATGCGCGTCGGTGAGCAGGTGGCAGAAGCGGCGCGCTTACACCGCGACCGCGCAGAGGGTGACCCCGAAGCGCTGGCAGTGCAGATGCTTCGCGCAGTGCATCTGCCCGACCCTGAACGCATTGCTCGCCGCTACCCGCACGAGCTCTCGGGCGGACAACGGCAGCGCGTGATGATTGCGATGGCGTTCATCTGCCACCCGCGCCTGCTGATTGCCGACGAGCCAAGCACCGCGCTGGACGTCACCGTACAGCTACAGATACTGCACCTGATGCGCGAGATGCAACAGCAACAGGGCACGGCGGTGTTGCTGATTACGCACGATATCGGCGTGGTGGCATACACCTGCGACCGCGTACTGGTAATGCATCGGGGCGAAATCGTGGAAGCGGGAACCGTCTACGAGGTGCTGGAACGGCCGGGTCACCCGTATACCCGACAACTGCTGGAGGCGGTGCGATGAGCGCCAATCCGCTGGTGCAGATGCGAGGGGTAAAGGTGCATTTTCCCCTGCCGCGCGGCGAGGTGGTACGTGCCGTCGACGGAGTAGATGTGATGCTGGAGCCGGGGGAAGCGGTGGGACTGGTGGGGGAAAGCGGCAGCGGCAAGAGCACCCTCGCGCGGGCACTGCTGCGCCTGCTGCCGTTGACTGCCGGAGAAGTCTGGTTTGACGGCAAGCCGTTGCACCGCCTGCCGGAGCGCGATCTGCGCCCCCTGCGCCGCGAGATGCAGATGGTGTTTCAGGACCCGATGGCGTCGCTGAACCCTCGCATGCGCATTGCCGACATCCTCGCCGAGCCGCTGCTGGTACATGGTATCGCGCGCGGCAGGCAGGCGCAGCACGCAGCGGCGCGTTTACTGGAGCGGGTCGGACTGCCACAGGAGTACCTGAATCGCTACCCTCACGAGTTTTCGGGTGGTCAACGTCAGCGCATCTGTATTGCCCGCGCCATCGCCACGCAGCCGCGCCTGCTGGTTGCCGACGAACCGACCTCCGCGTTAGACCTCTCCATCCGCGCGCAGATACACGCCCTGCTGCGCCAGCTGCAGCAGGAGATGAACATGGCGATTCTGTTTGTGACGCACGACCTGCACGCGGTGCGCCAGGTGTGCTTGCGGGTGATGGTGATGTATCTGGGCAAAATCGTGGAGGTGGCGCCGGTCGAGCGGTTGTTCACCATACCCGCGCACCCCTACACGCAGACCCTGCTGGACGCGGTGCTGGAGCCAGTGCCTTCCAAAGCCCGTCGTCCCCGTCGCCTGCCCAGCGGAGAGGTACCTACCGCAATCCGAGTACCCACAGGTTGTCGGTTCCACACCCGCTGCCCATACGCGCAGGAGAGATGCCGTTTGGAGGAGCCAGCCCTGCAGCCTGCGGGAGAGGCGCACCACGTGGCGTGTTACTACCCGCTGACTCTGCCGAGCCTGCAAGCGAAAACGGGCACAGAGTAGCACGCCTGACCACTCAGTGCCCGCCAAGACGTCTGATTGACACCGTTTTACTGTACCGGTACCCCGTTCACGCAGTCATACACCGTCAAGCCGCCAGCCGCATAGGCACGTTTGCCCCAGAGAAAGTTGCGGGTGTCCAGAGTGGCTTCCAGTTTGTGCCACTTCGCGTGCCCGTCGGCAAAAATGTAGTTCGCCCCACCCGAGTGGCGGTCCGGGCTGATATAAGCGATGTGGTGCTGACCACCGGCGTTGTTGTTCGCCTGAGCGTAGCGGATGGCTGCCCACGCCTCCTGCGGAGTAAGCGCACACACCGGCCCGGTTACTCCAGCCTCACCATCATAGACCCTGCCGTTATCGGAGACGCCGTTGGTCGGACGGTGCGACTTGATAGCCGCGCCGCCGGTGGGCGAGGTGTCGTTCAGCGCGCCCAGCACATCGGTAATCTCCGCCACCGCGATGACCTGCGCGGGAGTATCCACCGCCCCGAGAGACACCACGTTCTGCGGCACGGCAGCGTATTTCTTGCGCGGCATCAGCAACTCGTTGGCGATGTAGCTGATACGGTCAGCCTGGATGTCCTGAATGCCAGGCGTCTGCGGAACCTGTCCCGCTGGGGCGTTGTTCAGGTCCAGAAAGTTGGTGGGGGCAAAGCCGCCCAGACGATGGCTGGGGCACACCCACACGGTCCTGCTGCCCTTCAGCTGCTTGACGTATGGGTCGACCATTCCCGACCACTGCACGTAGCCGTTTCGGCTGGTAGCGCCGTTGATGTAGTAGTACGCCATCGGGTAGGTCTCGTCGTAGTCCTGCACATACATCACGACGCCCAGACCAATCTGCTTCATGTTGGACAGGCAGCTGGCGGATCGAGCCTTTTCTCTCGCCTGCGAAAAGACGGGGAACAGGATGGCTGCGAGTATCGCGATAATCGCGATAACCACTAGCAGCTCGATCAGCGTAAACCCACGTTTCATAGCTAACCTCCTTCGACTAATCAATTTACTGGATGTAGCATATCAACTAAGATTTAAGCAGAAGTTAAGCAGGGATTAAGGTAACTTTAAGAATCCTGTGCGAAACAGGGGCGGGTGTTTATTCCATCGGGTTGGTGATAGCCCTTCCGAGCGGTGTCCGGATGTTATTTGGGGCGGGCAAACCTGCCGGTGAGCCGAACCCTTCCCCGACCGCCCGGCAGGAGCTCCGCCCCCCAGGCGTGAGCGGTGCATCGTGAGGTATAATGTCTCTGAGAACCTTACACTCGGGGATTACCAGAATGAATGTAGACAGTCGTGGTGTCAGTCTGGACATGCTGCGTTTTCGGGACGTGCCCACCTTCGAGGTGCGCTTTTTGGAGCCGTCCCAAATCCGCCTGTTCCGCACGCCCGGTTCCAGCCAGATTCGCATGACCATCGAAGGCGAACGGAGCATCCTGCGGGTGCATGTGGTGCGCTGCTTTCCCCTGTCCGACCCGAACCACTTTCTCAGCTTGCGCGACGGTATGGACCAGGAAGTGGGCATCCTGAAATCGCTGCACGGCTTGGACCCCGAATCGCGCCGCATTATCGAGGAAGAGCTGGACAGGCGATACTTCGTGCCTGTGGTGCAGAAGGTGTACTCGGTGCGCGAGGAGTATGGCACCATCACCTGGGATGTGCAGACCAACCGCGGGCGCAGGGTGTATCAGGTGCGCCACCTGCGCGACAACGTGCAGGAGGTGACCCCCACGCGCCTGATAATCACCGACATGGACGGCAACCGCTTCGAAATCCCCGACACAACCAAACTCGACTCTCGCAGCATGGCGATTATCGCCCGCGCGCTATGAGGTGGTTGCAAACAGCGTGGCAAGAGGTACTGGACGCGCTGTACCCGCCACGTTGTGCCGCGTGTGCGCAGGTGGGCTACAAATACTGGTGTGCGGATTGCCTCAGTCGCGTTTCGTATATTGCGCCGCCCGTTTGCACCAAATGCGGTACTCCGATAGACCCTGAAGGTTTTTGTCCTTCCTGCCCTACCCATCCCCTGCTGCTCGAAGCGGTGCGCGCCGCCGCGCACTACGAGGGAGCCGTGAAAGACGCTATCCACCGCCTCAAGTATGCCGCAAAACCTGCTGTGGCACCTGCGCTGGCGCAATTGCTGATTCAGGCGTGGCACAGCGCACTGAGCGAACCCCTTCACGCCGCGCAGGGGGTCATTCCCATTCCCATCCATCGAGAACGAGAGCGCGAGCGCGGCTTCAATCAGAGCGTGCTTCTCGCGCGGCACTTCTGTCACGCCGTCGGCTTGTCGTTATGGGACGACGTGCTGGTGCGTGCCGTATACCGCCAGCCACAGGTAGGGCTGAACGCCGCACAGCGGGCGCAGAACGTCAAAGACGCTTTCCGCGTCGTGCGGTCGGAAGAGATTGCCAGCAAGAGCGTGCTGTTAATGGACGACGTCTGGACCACAGGTAGCACCCTGAACGAAGCAGCCAGGGCGTTGTTGCAGGTGGGAGCCGCGCACGTGTTTGCCCTTACTGTGGCACACGAGAGCCTGCGGGGGTAACCGCAGCCCGGTCACTCGCGGGCACCGACCTCCGCCAGTATCCTCTGCCCGAGCATCTTGCGCAGAAACTGCCCCGTGTAGCTGGCTTCCACCTGCGCGACCAGTTCGGGAGGTCCCTCTGCCACCACGTAGCCGCCCTCTGCGCCACCCTCTGGACCGAGATCGATAATCCAGTCCGCGGTCTTAATCACGTCCAGATTGTGTTCGATGACGATGACGGTGTTGCCGTTGTCCACCAGGCGGTGCAGCACGTTGAGCAGCTTCTCGATATCCGCGAAGTGCAAGCCGGTGGTGGGTTCGTCCAGAATGTACAGCGTCTTCCCTGTTCCGCGCTTCGAGAGCTCCGTTGCCAGTTTCACGCGCTGCGCCTCGCCACCCGATAGAGTGGTAGCAGGCTGTCCCAACTTCATGTAGTCCAGCCCCACGTCGTGCAGGGTTTGCAGCTTGCGGGCAATCGGCGGGATGGCTTTGAAGAACTCCAGAGCCTCCTCTACCGTCATGTCCAGCACGTCGGCGATCGATTTGCCCCTGTACTTCACTTCCAGCGTCTCGCGGTTGTAGCGCTTGCCCTTGCACACCTCACAGGGCACGTACACGTCGGGCAGGAAGTGCATCTCTATCTTAATGATGCCATCGCCTTTACAGGCTTCACACCGACCGCCCTTCACGTTGAAACTGAACCTGCCGGGCTTGTAGCCGCGCACTTTGGCATCCTGCGTGCTGGCGAATAGCTCCCGAATCATGTCGAAAACACCCGTGTAAGTCGCAGGGTTCGAGCGCGGTGTGCGCCCGATGGGAGACTGGTCGATGTCCACCACCTTATCGATATACTCCATGCCGTCCACCCCATCATGTTCGCCCCACAGCGGGTGCGAGCCGTAGACTTGATACATCAGGCGCGGGTACAACGTCTCCTGAATCAGCGTGGACTTGCCCGAACCCGACACGCCCGTGACGCACACGAACAATCCCAGAGGGATGCGCACCGTGATGTTTTTCAGGTTGTGCTGGCGCGCGCCGCGGATGGTCAGCCAGCGGTCGCCCGGCTGTCGGCGGATGAGAGGTACGGGGATTTGCCGTTTACCGCTGAGATACTGCCCGGTGATGGATTGTTCGCAGGCGATAATGTCTTCCACCGTGCCCTGCGCGACGATGTATCCGCCATGCTCACCCGCGCCGGGCCCGATGTCGATGATGTGGTCGGCGGTGCGGATGGTCTCCTCGTCATGCTCCACCACGATGATGGTATTGCCCAAATCGCGCAGGTGCAGCAGGGTGCGGATGAGCTTCTG
The window above is part of the Bacillota bacterium genome. Proteins encoded here:
- a CDS encoding ABC transporter ATP-binding protein — its product is MRASLTASSTLTWRNGWQRHMSTASEPLLRVQGLTVAFGQQPPVVREVSFEVMPGETVGIVGESGSGKTMTALSIMRLLPPSGRIVGGSILFDTMPLHQFTEAQMRQVRGGDIAMIFQDPFTCLNPVMRVGEQVAEAARLHRDRAEGDPEALAVQMLRAVHLPDPERIARRYPHELSGGQRQRVMIAMAFICHPRLLIADEPSTALDVTVQLQILHLMREMQQQQGTAVLLITHDIGVVAYTCDRVLVMHRGEIVEAGTVYEVLERPGHPYTRQLLEAVR
- a CDS encoding DUF1559 domain-containing protein, which encodes MKRGFTLIELLVVIAIIAILAAILFPVFSQAREKARSASCLSNMKQIGLGVVMYVQDYDETYPMAYYYINGATSRNGYVQWSGMVDPYVKQLKGSRTVWVCPSHRLGGFAPTNFLDLNNAPAGQVPQTPGIQDIQADRISYIANELLMPRKKYAAVPQNVVSLGAVDTPAQVIAVAEITDVLGALNDTSPTGGAAIKSHRPTNGVSDNGRVYDGEAGVTGPVCALTPQEAWAAIRYAQANNNAGGQHHIAYISPDRHSGGANYIFADGHAKWHKLEATLDTRNFLWGKRAYAAGGLTVYDCVNGVPVQ
- a CDS encoding ABC transporter ATP-binding protein; its protein translation is MSANPLVQMRGVKVHFPLPRGEVVRAVDGVDVMLEPGEAVGLVGESGSGKSTLARALLRLLPLTAGEVWFDGKPLHRLPERDLRPLRREMQMVFQDPMASLNPRMRIADILAEPLLVHGIARGRQAQHAAARLLERVGLPQEYLNRYPHEFSGGQRQRICIARAIATQPRLLVADEPTSALDLSIRAQIHALLRQLQQEMNMAILFVTHDLHAVRQVCLRVMVMYLGKIVEVAPVERLFTIPAHPYTQTLLDAVLEPVPSKARRPRRLPSGEVPTAIRVPTGCRFHTRCPYAQERCRLEEPALQPAGEAHHVACYYPLTLPSLQAKTGTE
- a CDS encoding DUF1854 domain-containing protein, producing the protein MNVDSRGVSLDMLRFRDVPTFEVRFLEPSQIRLFRTPGSSQIRMTIEGERSILRVHVVRCFPLSDPNHFLSLRDGMDQEVGILKSLHGLDPESRRIIEEELDRRYFVPVVQKVYSVREEYGTITWDVQTNRGRRVYQVRHLRDNVQEVTPTRLIITDMDGNRFEIPDTTKLDSRSMAIIARAL
- a CDS encoding ComF family protein → MQTAWQEVLDALYPPRCAACAQVGYKYWCADCLSRVSYIAPPVCTKCGTPIDPEGFCPSCPTHPLLLEAVRAAAHYEGAVKDAIHRLKYAAKPAVAPALAQLLIQAWHSALSEPLHAAQGVIPIPIHRERERERGFNQSVLLARHFCHAVGLSLWDDVLVRAVYRQPQVGLNAAQRAQNVKDAFRVVRSEEIASKSVLLMDDVWTTGSTLNEAARALLQVGAAHVFALTVAHESLRG